A window of the Synechococcus sp. M16.1 genome harbors these coding sequences:
- a CDS encoding iron uptake porin has product MKLFQQLLVAPAALGLLATGANAAELNINGVSDYAASADQVTSVTQFSDVYPTDWAYQALAGLVETYGCVAGYPNGTFRGNRAMTRYEAAALLNACLDRVTEVTDELRRLMAEFETELAILKGRVDGLEARVGELEATQFSTTTKLKGKATFVTGALDSEDDDAKADDDAFSFSYDYRLGLKTSFTGKDLLFARLRAGNMKDGSAFSGGFRKLDVSGMSGNTLELDRLYYKFPVASGFEAIVGPMARNTESLGMKPTAYTVKTLNMFGGQFGAGNVYNKETGGLVGVIWKQQVAKGEPRLTAALNYVADDGEQADSSKGMFTSDSKGNTTAQIGYGTKQWGAALGYRYGQCGAGFGTGYFKSQSCGSEGDTVDSQNFAINGFWKPSETGFIPSLSASYGWSDLEGSTVEELRTWMVGLQWDKIAGSSHSLAVGFGAPLYVESQEGDDPDAPELAWEASLKYKVSSNITLIPAIFYLPESSSKQGESGYEQFGAVLQTVFKF; this is encoded by the coding sequence ATGAAGCTTTTCCAGCAACTGCTGGTGGCTCCTGCCGCCCTTGGCCTTCTGGCCACCGGCGCCAATGCCGCCGAGCTGAACATCAACGGCGTTTCTGATTACGCGGCTTCCGCTGATCAGGTCACCAGCGTCACCCAGTTCTCCGACGTCTACCCCACCGACTGGGCTTATCAGGCTCTGGCTGGTCTGGTTGAGACCTACGGCTGCGTCGCCGGCTACCCCAACGGCACCTTCCGTGGCAACCGTGCCATGACCCGCTACGAAGCGGCTGCCCTGCTGAACGCTTGCCTCGACCGCGTCACCGAAGTGACCGACGAGCTGCGTCGCCTCATGGCTGAGTTCGAGACCGAGCTGGCCATCCTCAAGGGTCGCGTTGACGGCCTCGAGGCCCGCGTTGGTGAACTGGAAGCAACCCAGTTCTCCACCACCACCAAGCTGAAAGGTAAAGCCACCTTCGTCACGGGTGCCCTTGATTCTGAGGACGATGATGCCAAGGCTGACGACGACGCATTCAGCTTCTCCTACGACTACCGCCTCGGTCTGAAGACTTCCTTCACTGGTAAGGACCTTCTGTTTGCACGCCTGCGTGCCGGCAATATGAAGGACGGCTCTGCTTTTTCAGGTGGTTTCCGCAAGCTGGATGTTTCCGGCATGTCTGGCAACACTCTTGAGCTTGACCGCCTGTACTACAAGTTCCCTGTCGCTTCAGGCTTTGAAGCCATCGTTGGCCCTATGGCCCGTAACACTGAAAGTCTGGGGATGAAGCCCACGGCTTACACGGTGAAGACCTTGAACATGTTCGGTGGTCAGTTTGGTGCCGGAAACGTCTACAACAAAGAGACCGGCGGTCTCGTTGGTGTGATCTGGAAGCAGCAAGTTGCCAAGGGTGAGCCCCGCTTGACTGCTGCTCTCAACTACGTCGCTGATGACGGAGAACAGGCCGATTCATCCAAAGGCATGTTCACGTCTGATTCCAAGGGGAACACTACCGCTCAGATTGGTTATGGCACCAAGCAGTGGGGCGCTGCATTGGGTTATCGCTATGGCCAGTGTGGTGCTGGATTCGGCACCGGCTACTTCAAGTCCCAGTCCTGCGGTTCAGAGGGTGACACCGTCGACTCCCAGAACTTCGCCATCAACGGCTTCTGGAAGCCTTCCGAGACTGGTTTTATTCCGTCACTGAGTGCTTCTTACGGCTGGTCTGACCTCGAAGGCAGCACTGTCGAAGAGCTCCGCACTTGGATGGTGGGCCTTCAGTGGGACAAAATTGCCGGTTCTTCCCACAGTCTGGCTGTTGGTTTCGGCGCACCCTTGTATGTCGAATCCCAAGAGGGTGATGACCCTGATGCTCCCGAGCTTGCTTGGGAAGCCTCTCTGAAGTACAAGGTTTCCAGCAACATCACTTTGATTCCGGCAATCTTCTATCTGCCTGAGTCCAGTTCCAAGCAGGGTGAGTCGGGCTATGAGCAGTTTGGTGCCGTTCTCCAGACTGTCTTCAAGTTCTGA
- a CDS encoding iron uptake porin, producing MKLFQQLLVAPAALGLLATGANAAELNINGVSDYAASADQVTSVTQFSDVYPTDWAYQALAGLVETYGCVAGYPNGTFRGNRAMTRYEAAALLNACLDRVTEVTDELRRLMAEFETELAILKGRVDGLEARVGELEATQFSTTTKLKGYTAWVAGAVDGIDGSEATTLNYDLRLKLATSFTGKDQLTTVLRSGNFDDSIFGTGLTFVETAMSSGNSVKIGRLFYTFPVGDWLSVTAGPIVRTDDASMYAGYATYYPSDLLLDFFTYGGAPTTNNLAYTGSGIGAVYTLGSGFKLSGNYVAVDGDDSSKGIGTDAGTTTSSWQLFYEGEVFDGNFLAQIGYSYEQNAGLAIGTASTTADRHGYSVAAAWKPAEASFVPSISTGYSWADVEDVSDDIDSWYVGLEWSDVLIDGNSLGGAIGEAPAWDDAEGNLMWEAFYSFAVSDNITVTPAIFGIYDDDSADDEVFGGIVKTTFKF from the coding sequence ATGAAGCTTTTCCAGCAACTGCTGGTGGCTCCTGCCGCCCTTGGCCTTCTGGCCACCGGCGCCAATGCCGCCGAGCTGAACATCAACGGCGTTTCTGATTACGCGGCTTCCGCTGATCAGGTCACCAGCGTCACCCAGTTCTCCGACGTCTACCCCACCGACTGGGCTTATCAGGCTCTGGCTGGTCTGGTTGAGACCTACGGCTGCGTCGCCGGCTACCCCAACGGCACCTTCCGTGGCAACCGTGCCATGACCCGCTACGAAGCGGCTGCCCTGCTGAACGCTTGCCTCGACCGCGTCACCGAAGTGACCGACGAGCTGCGTCGCCTCATGGCTGAGTTCGAGACCGAGCTGGCCATCCTCAAGGGTCGCGTTGACGGCCTCGAGGCCCGCGTTGGTGAACTGGAAGCAACCCAGTTCTCCACCACCACCAAACTCAAGGGTTACACCGCTTGGGTGGCTGGTGCTGTTGACGGCATCGATGGTTCTGAAGCCACTACCCTCAACTACGACCTCCGCCTCAAGCTGGCTACCTCCTTCACTGGTAAGGATCAGCTGACCACCGTTCTGCGGTCTGGCAACTTCGACGATTCCATCTTCGGCACTGGCCTGACCTTCGTTGAAACCGCCATGAGCAGCGGTAACAGCGTGAAAATCGGTCGCTTGTTCTACACCTTCCCAGTTGGTGACTGGCTGAGCGTCACTGCAGGTCCCATCGTCCGTACTGACGATGCCTCCATGTACGCCGGCTATGCCACGTACTACCCCTCCGACCTGCTGCTGGACTTCTTCACCTACGGCGGAGCTCCTACCACCAACAACCTGGCCTACACCGGTTCAGGCATTGGTGCCGTTTACACCCTCGGTAGCGGCTTCAAGTTGAGCGGTAACTACGTTGCTGTTGATGGCGACGATTCCTCTAAGGGAATTGGCACCGACGCCGGCACTACCACTTCTTCCTGGCAGTTGTTCTACGAAGGCGAAGTCTTCGACGGCAATTTCCTGGCTCAGATCGGTTATTCCTACGAGCAGAACGCTGGTCTCGCTATCGGTACCGCTTCTACCACGGCTGATCGCCATGGCTACAGCGTTGCTGCTGCTTGGAAGCCTGCTGAGGCAAGCTTCGTTCCTTCTATCAGCACCGGCTACTCCTGGGCTGATGTCGAAGATGTTTCTGACGACATCGACTCTTGGTATGTTGGCCTTGAGTGGAGCGACGTACTCATTGATGGCAACTCCTTGGGTGGTGCTATCGGTGAAGCCCCTGCTTGGGATGATGCAGAGGGCAACCTCATGTGGGAGGCCTTCTACAGCTTCGCTGTGAGCGACAACATCACTGTCACTCCCGCAATCTTCGGCATCTACGATGACGACTCTGCTGATGACGAAGTCTTCGGTGGCATCGTGAAAACCACCTTCAAGTTCTGA
- a CDS encoding glycosyltransferase family 39 protein, translated as MRSGSAPDAAPWIALAWLGLAAAVLALIGLGDLPMRDFDEATVARVALELRHGLGEAPLLPTLWDKPYLNKAPGLHSLIGLLIRTTTQPDQLPSEWTIRLAPALLSCLVVPLGGWLQWTLRPGDRSSTLSTSVILLTLLPVARHGRLAMLDGTQLSAMALLWLALLKLNGSRTSAIWGAVAGLMASAMLLLKAPLLVPAAVAAGLALAWGQEWRTWNNLAAALGGMLLGLAPGIGWHLWHAHIRGSEALWLWGGDGAGRVLLDAGEGSDLGWRVPVIEVLEGGWPWLPLLPFALVWAWRWRQSRWGRWSLACLLTLAGAILPLRTQLPWYSHPLWLPIALLCAPLLVWLVEWPFSSKSAPESPNPPCRWLLLRLPMFWCGLGLLLLLLWLSSFSSIGSSLGPYRGLAGLLGLGWCGGGWWLRSGAPQRRRLGVISLSCGNVAALALLFHSPLWLWELNEAWPVQPVAALARANPGDEIRLKGYDERPSLNWYAEQRIQRFKGGPGRRLSDKPQKDCITEGQAGRWTLANCR; from the coding sequence ATGCGCTCCGGCTCAGCTCCAGACGCAGCACCTTGGATCGCATTGGCTTGGCTCGGCCTGGCTGCTGCCGTGCTGGCCCTGATCGGCCTCGGAGATCTCCCTATGCGGGACTTCGATGAAGCGACCGTGGCCCGGGTGGCCCTCGAACTTCGCCACGGACTCGGGGAAGCACCATTACTGCCCACCCTCTGGGACAAGCCTTACCTCAACAAGGCACCTGGTCTGCACAGCCTGATCGGCCTGCTGATCAGAACAACAACCCAACCCGACCAGCTCCCCTCAGAGTGGACGATCCGTCTGGCACCCGCCTTGCTGTCGTGCCTGGTGGTGCCCCTTGGGGGCTGGCTGCAATGGACGCTGCGGCCGGGAGATCGCTCCAGCACCCTCTCCACCAGTGTGATTCTGCTGACGCTATTGCCGGTGGCCCGGCACGGACGTCTGGCGATGCTGGATGGCACCCAGCTGTCGGCCATGGCTCTGCTCTGGCTGGCCCTGCTGAAGCTCAACGGCAGCCGAACCAGCGCAATCTGGGGTGCCGTCGCCGGCTTGATGGCCAGCGCCATGCTGCTGCTCAAAGCCCCGCTGCTGGTGCCCGCGGCGGTAGCAGCCGGTTTGGCACTGGCCTGGGGCCAGGAATGGAGAACCTGGAACAACCTTGCAGCAGCCCTCGGCGGAATGCTGCTGGGCCTAGCACCCGGGATCGGCTGGCATCTCTGGCATGCCCACATCCGAGGCAGCGAAGCGCTCTGGCTCTGGGGCGGTGATGGCGCTGGGCGGGTTCTTCTGGATGCCGGCGAAGGCAGTGATCTGGGCTGGCGGGTCCCGGTGATCGAAGTGTTGGAGGGGGGCTGGCCCTGGCTGCCGCTACTGCCCTTCGCCCTGGTCTGGGCCTGGCGCTGGCGTCAGAGCCGTTGGGGCCGTTGGTCGCTGGCCTGCCTGCTCACTTTGGCCGGAGCCATTCTTCCGCTGCGCACCCAGCTCCCCTGGTACAGCCATCCGCTCTGGCTGCCCATCGCTCTCCTCTGTGCTCCGCTGCTGGTCTGGCTGGTGGAGTGGCCATTTTCTTCCAAGAGTGCACCCGAGAGCCCAAATCCCCCCTGCCGCTGGCTGCTGTTACGGCTTCCAATGTTCTGGTGCGGACTCGGGCTGCTGCTCCTGCTGCTTTGGCTGAGCAGCTTCAGCAGCATCGGTAGCAGCCTTGGGCCCTACCGCGGCCTGGCGGGCCTGCTAGGCCTCGGCTGGTGTGGCGGCGGATGGTGGCTGCGCTCTGGCGCACCACAGCGACGACGCCTTGGGGTGATCAGCCTCAGCTGCGGCAATGTGGCAGCACTGGCCCTGCTGTTTCACTCCCCCCTGTGGTTGTGGGAGCTCAACGAAGCCTGGCCCGTGCAACCGGTGGCAGCACTGGCCCGTGCCAACCCTGGAGACGAGATCAGGCTGAAGGGCTACGACGAACGCCCCAGCCTGAACTGGTATGCCGAACAACGCATTCAGCGCTTCAAAGGTGGCCCAGGCCGCCGTCTCAGCGACAAGCCGCAGAAGGACTGCATCACCGAAGGCCAGGCGGGGCGATGGACCCTGGCCAACTGTCGGTAA
- a CDS encoding glycosyltransferase family 39 protein — protein sequence MRPHPDLSGTAPKPTWLPIGLGSLLRLVQIWMPVVGVHSWRQADTAAMARHFSQAGTPIWLPQIDWGGASAGFVESEFPLYPFLVSRLYNLMGMQEWLGRGLSVLCSAMTIWLVMRLGRRWFNPEAGWWAGLAFAISPLGVYYGRAFQAEALLLLCAAGALESLSLWRERRLLWALALSWLCFTTAGLIKVIPLLWLGLPLLMVQLTPSPQAEVESPQQILQRIRHLALNPWFWVYTATALAITSGWYWHAYQLGEASGLTFGFWGGDSDRSNIALVLNLSSWMNLAIRTGVRALALVGIPFFVIGSIRSWRIGGGRIALGGVIGLLLCTMATMRSSTVHEYYQFPLLLFSSPLVGLGWQTWQSKQRGWLVQALLSITVMISVMVLSFDYWAVEVRQRNIWMPLADTIRSELPAEARIVSVTGPDPTLLNLARRQGWLISNKKLTSERIAKLKHAGASHITGSFHWEESYRPLPKERRTMLEKLTASSSGAWIDPRQQTFLIPIEGLPKNF from the coding sequence ATGCGGCCTCATCCCGATTTGTCTGGAACAGCCCCTAAGCCGACCTGGCTGCCCATCGGCCTGGGAAGCCTGCTGCGGCTTGTGCAGATCTGGATGCCCGTGGTCGGGGTTCACAGCTGGCGGCAAGCCGACACCGCAGCCATGGCGAGGCATTTCAGCCAGGCAGGCACACCGATCTGGCTGCCTCAGATCGATTGGGGAGGTGCAAGTGCTGGCTTCGTGGAATCGGAATTTCCCCTCTATCCCTTTCTGGTGAGCCGCCTGTACAACCTGATGGGCATGCAGGAATGGCTGGGCCGCGGGCTCTCGGTGCTCTGCAGCGCAATGACCATCTGGCTGGTGATGCGCCTGGGCCGGCGTTGGTTCAACCCCGAAGCCGGTTGGTGGGCGGGCCTGGCCTTTGCCATCTCACCCCTGGGGGTGTACTACGGCCGCGCCTTTCAGGCCGAAGCCCTCTTGCTGCTCTGTGCCGCAGGAGCCCTCGAGAGCCTGAGCCTGTGGCGTGAGCGACGGTTGCTCTGGGCCCTGGCCCTGAGCTGGCTGTGCTTCACAACGGCGGGCCTGATCAAGGTGATTCCACTGCTGTGGCTAGGGCTGCCCCTGCTGATGGTGCAGCTCACCCCATCGCCCCAAGCAGAAGTTGAATCTCCTCAACAGATCCTGCAACGGATCAGGCATTTGGCGCTGAATCCATGGTTCTGGGTCTACACAGCAACCGCCCTGGCCATCACGTCCGGCTGGTATTGGCACGCTTATCAATTGGGAGAAGCCAGCGGTCTGACCTTCGGCTTCTGGGGAGGGGACAGTGATCGCAGCAACATCGCGTTGGTGCTGAATCTTTCGAGCTGGATGAACCTTGCCATCCGAACCGGTGTACGCGCCTTGGCTTTGGTGGGGATTCCCTTCTTCGTGATCGGCAGCATCCGCAGCTGGCGGATTGGGGGAGGGCGCATTGCCCTGGGGGGCGTGATCGGGTTGCTGCTCTGCACCATGGCCACGATGAGATCAAGCACCGTGCATGAGTACTACCAATTCCCTTTGTTGCTGTTCAGCTCCCCATTGGTGGGACTGGGATGGCAAACCTGGCAATCCAAACAGCGAGGCTGGCTGGTTCAGGCGTTGCTCAGCATCACAGTGATGATCAGTGTGATGGTGCTGTCGTTCGATTACTGGGCTGTAGAGGTACGTCAACGCAACATCTGGATGCCACTTGCAGACACCATCCGCAGCGAACTCCCAGCTGAAGCCCGAATCGTGAGCGTCACAGGGCCCGACCCAACATTACTCAATCTGGCCCGGAGACAAGGCTGGTTGATCTCAAACAAGAAGCTCACCTCGGAACGCATCGCGAAGTTGAAGCACGCTGGAGCCAGTCACATCACAGGCAGCTTCCACTGGGAAGAGAGCTACCGACCACTGCCGAAAGAGCGGCGAACAATGCTTGAAAAGCTGACAGCTTCGAGCTCAGGTGCCTGGATAGATCCACGACAGCAGACTTTCTTGATTCCAATTGAAGGGTTGCCTAAAAATTTTTAA
- a CDS encoding DUF2079 domain-containing protein, whose protein sequence is MSDPSASAAPSRGPMPAPVVILAAGFFLACLSIQVWRLETLSATYDQALFLQELWSTVQGRPFESSLSSVLSAAVKVGGELPSVSYLHLGQHANFLTLLIAPLVLLLGSWALPLVQVSLLTAAGLVLWRIAAKRLPESLAIRITAAYYFSGAVIGPALENFHDLIWFPLLGFLVVEALLEQRNRQLVFAAVMLLLVREDSGLVLFSLGLWALVRKPAARWKGVGLMAVSFFWVLLVTGWIQPAVDSSLSDRFLQEKFGHLVDDVSGGTLSVLLAMLRHPLSVLQAIVSPPGATLGFLLALSLPLLLIPLLSVDAALLVAVPLFIALVSQGRSALSVTLRYVLALVPGLYLGSVLWWQRHASVWAMPWIRRCWFGALALGLTLTLVANPHRSLSALVPDSFSPWVHVSPAAMLERRAALRDAVALIPDQASVSADTSVLPWLAQREVLIRFPKSTQYLDRGGEPQSVDWVVAFPGYYTPLAPVFKLERNLQRSIGRKLSKLVASDSYQLMHCHRGAVVLKRVSMQAGTSPEAAIDPRSCSWLN, encoded by the coding sequence ATGAGCGATCCCAGTGCATCTGCTGCCCCATCCCGAGGTCCAATGCCAGCTCCGGTGGTGATCCTGGCGGCTGGTTTTTTTTTGGCATGTTTGAGCATTCAGGTCTGGCGGCTTGAGACCCTTAGTGCCACCTATGACCAGGCCCTCTTCCTGCAAGAGCTCTGGTCAACGGTTCAGGGGCGTCCTTTTGAAAGCAGTTTGTCATCGGTGCTGTCCGCCGCTGTAAAAGTCGGCGGTGAACTGCCGTCGGTGAGTTACCTCCACCTCGGCCAGCATGCCAATTTCCTCACGCTGCTGATTGCACCTCTGGTGCTTCTGCTCGGTAGCTGGGCGCTCCCATTGGTGCAGGTTTCGCTGTTGACGGCAGCAGGCTTGGTGCTTTGGAGGATTGCTGCCAAGCGTCTGCCGGAGTCGCTGGCGATCCGTATCACCGCCGCTTATTACTTCAGTGGTGCTGTGATTGGCCCAGCCCTTGAGAACTTTCACGATCTGATCTGGTTTCCTCTGCTGGGATTCCTCGTGGTGGAGGCGCTCTTGGAGCAGCGCAACCGTCAGCTCGTTTTTGCGGCAGTGATGTTGTTGCTGGTTCGGGAAGACAGCGGGCTGGTGTTGTTCTCCTTGGGGCTTTGGGCTTTGGTTCGTAAGCCGGCCGCCCGTTGGAAGGGTGTCGGCTTGATGGCGGTGTCATTTTTCTGGGTCTTGCTGGTTACCGGATGGATCCAGCCAGCGGTTGATTCATCGTTGTCCGATCGCTTTCTCCAGGAAAAGTTTGGTCATTTGGTGGATGACGTTTCGGGCGGCACCCTCTCGGTACTGCTTGCAATGTTGCGGCATCCACTGTCGGTTCTGCAGGCGATCGTTTCTCCCCCTGGCGCAACACTTGGTTTCCTGCTGGCCCTCAGTCTTCCTCTGCTGTTGATCCCGTTGTTGTCGGTCGATGCAGCTTTGTTGGTGGCTGTTCCCCTCTTCATCGCGCTGGTGTCGCAAGGGCGCTCGGCACTGTCTGTGACGCTTCGCTATGTGCTGGCCCTGGTTCCTGGTCTTTATTTGGGCTCAGTCCTCTGGTGGCAGCGCCATGCATCGGTTTGGGCCATGCCTTGGATTCGTCGCTGTTGGTTTGGTGCCTTGGCGCTTGGCTTAACGCTCACCTTGGTGGCGAATCCCCATCGCAGCCTTTCGGCCCTCGTGCCCGATAGTTTTTCGCCGTGGGTTCATGTGTCTCCCGCTGCGATGCTCGAGCGCCGCGCTGCTTTGCGTGACGCTGTGGCCCTGATCCCTGACCAGGCCAGTGTGTCTGCCGACACGTCTGTGCTGCCCTGGCTGGCGCAACGGGAGGTGTTGATCCGTTTCCCGAAGTCCACGCAATATCTCGATCGTGGTGGAGAGCCACAGTCGGTTGATTGGGTGGTGGCCTTCCCTGGTTACTACACACCCTTGGCACCAGTGTTCAAACTCGAGCGCAATCTGCAACGCTCGATTGGCCGCAAGCTTTCAAAGCTTGTTGCGTCTGATAGTTATCAGCTAATGCACTGTCATCGGGGAGCTGTTGTCCTGAAGAGGGTTTCAATGCAGGCCGGAACATCCCCCGAAGCTGCAATCGATCCTCGCTCCTGTTCGTGGTTGAACTGA
- the psbD gene encoding photosystem II D2 protein (photosystem q(a) protein) gives MTIAVGRAPQRGWFDVLDDWLKRDRFVFVGWSGILLLPTAYLAIGGWLTGTTFVTSWYTHGIASSYLEGCNFLTAAVSTPADAMGHSLLLLWGPEAQGDFVRWCQLGGLWAFVALHGAFALIGFMLRQFEIARLVGIRPYNAIAFSGPIAVFVSVFLMYPLGQSSWFFAPSFGVAAIFRFLLFLQGFHNWTLNPFHMMGVAGILGGALLCAIHGATVENTLFEDGEQANTFKAFEPTQEEETYSMVTANRFWSQIFGIAFSNKRWLHFFMLFVPVMGLWTSSIGIIGLALNLRAYDFVSQEIRAAEDPEFETFYTKNILLNEGLRAWMAPADQPHENFVFPEEVLPRGNAL, from the coding sequence ATGACGATCGCTGTAGGACGCGCGCCACAGCGGGGATGGTTTGACGTCCTCGATGACTGGCTCAAGCGCGACCGCTTCGTTTTTGTCGGCTGGTCCGGCATCCTTCTTCTCCCAACGGCCTACCTGGCCATCGGTGGCTGGCTGACAGGCACCACCTTTGTTACCTCCTGGTACACCCACGGCATTGCCTCCTCGTACCTGGAAGGTTGCAACTTCCTGACCGCTGCTGTGTCCACCCCCGCTGATGCGATGGGTCACAGCCTGCTGCTGCTCTGGGGCCCTGAAGCCCAGGGCGACTTCGTTCGCTGGTGTCAGCTCGGCGGCCTCTGGGCCTTCGTGGCCCTGCACGGCGCCTTCGCACTGATCGGTTTCATGCTCCGTCAGTTCGAGATCGCTCGTCTGGTCGGCATCCGCCCCTACAACGCCATCGCCTTCTCCGGTCCGATTGCGGTGTTCGTCAGCGTCTTCCTGATGTACCCCCTCGGCCAGAGCAGCTGGTTCTTCGCGCCATCCTTCGGTGTGGCTGCGATCTTCCGCTTCCTTCTCTTCCTCCAGGGCTTCCACAACTGGACCCTGAACCCCTTCCACATGATGGGTGTCGCCGGCATCCTCGGCGGTGCACTCCTCTGCGCCATTCACGGCGCCACCGTGGAAAACACCCTGTTTGAGGACGGTGAGCAGGCCAACACCTTCAAGGCGTTCGAGCCCACTCAGGAAGAAGAGACCTATTCCATGGTCACCGCCAACCGCTTCTGGAGTCAGATCTTCGGTATCGCCTTCTCCAACAAGCGCTGGCTGCACTTCTTCATGCTGTTCGTGCCTGTGATGGGCCTGTGGACCAGCTCCATCGGCATCATCGGCCTGGCCCTCAACCTGCGCGCCTATGACTTCGTGTCACAGGAAATCCGCGCTGCAGAAGATCCCGAATTTGAGACCTTCTACACCAAGAACATCCTTCTGAATGAAGGTCTGCGTGCCTGGATGGCACCGGCTGACCAGCCGCACGAAAACTTCGTCTTCCCTGAAGAGGTTCTGCCCCGCGGTAACGCCCTCTGA
- a CDS encoding ABC transporter ATP-binding protein, producing MIPDTSTAELSVEAVSHRWPNGQQALNRCSLVIPGPGLWMLVGSNGSGKSTLFRLISGLLEPQSGRIACRSKTALVFQNPDHQLLLPSCGSDLMLGMDPEGPQQHRLSTVHGLLSQLGLAQLEKRPIHSLSGGQKQRLAIAGALASDAGLLLLDEPTALLDPSSQATVLTTVQRLCNDPVKPITALWITHRLGELAFADGAARMQDGRIGPWTRGPELQRRLQGGIFEG from the coding sequence TTGATTCCTGACACCTCAACCGCCGAACTGAGCGTTGAGGCCGTCAGCCACCGCTGGCCGAACGGCCAGCAGGCCCTCAACCGTTGCAGCCTGGTCATTCCTGGCCCAGGCCTGTGGATGCTGGTGGGCAGCAACGGCAGCGGCAAAAGCACCCTGTTCCGCCTGATTTCAGGACTGCTCGAACCCCAGAGCGGACGCATCGCCTGCCGCAGCAAAACGGCCCTGGTGTTTCAAAACCCAGACCATCAGCTGCTGCTCCCCAGTTGCGGCAGCGATCTGATGCTGGGCATGGACCCTGAAGGGCCCCAGCAGCACCGCCTAAGCACCGTGCACGGCCTGCTGAGCCAGCTTGGCCTCGCCCAACTGGAGAAGCGGCCGATTCACAGCCTCAGCGGCGGCCAGAAACAACGCCTGGCCATTGCCGGAGCCCTGGCCAGTGACGCCGGGCTCCTGCTGCTCGATGAACCGACCGCCCTGCTCGATCCCAGCAGCCAAGCAACCGTGCTGACCACGGTGCAACGGCTTTGCAACGACCCCGTGAAGCCGATCACGGCGCTGTGGATCACCCACAGGCTTGGGGAATTGGCCTTCGCCGATGGTGCCGCTCGCATGCAAGACGGTCGGATTGGACCATGGACCCGAGGGCCAGAACTGCAACGGCGCTTGCAGGGGGGCATATTCGAGGGGTAA
- a CDS encoding response regulator transcription factor — protein MKPCILLIEDDQDMRDLVSGHLEHSGFDVQRADDGIKGQALALQYTPDLILLDLMLPKVDGLTLCQRLRRDDRTAGIPILMLTALGGTKDKVSGFNSGADDYLTKPFDLEELQVRVKALLRRSDRAPVGTSNQNEILSYGPLTLVPERFEAIWFDQPVRLTHLEFKLLHCLLQRHGQTVAPSLILKEVWGYEPDDDIETIRVHVRHLRTKLEPDPRKPRFIKTVYGAGYCLELPTSAQMDGLEDVVAMAREERKQQGDRATA, from the coding sequence ATGAAGCCCTGCATCCTGCTAATCGAAGATGACCAGGACATGCGCGACCTGGTGAGTGGCCATTTGGAGCACAGCGGCTTCGATGTGCAGCGCGCCGACGATGGGATCAAAGGTCAGGCCCTCGCATTGCAGTACACCCCGGATCTGATCCTGCTGGATCTGATGCTGCCCAAAGTGGATGGCCTCACCCTGTGTCAGCGCCTACGGCGCGACGACCGCACCGCTGGGATTCCGATCCTGATGCTCACGGCTCTCGGCGGCACCAAAGACAAGGTGAGCGGTTTCAATTCCGGAGCCGACGATTACCTGACCAAACCCTTCGACCTGGAGGAACTTCAGGTGAGGGTCAAAGCCCTGCTGCGTCGCAGTGACCGAGCTCCTGTTGGAACCAGCAACCAAAACGAGATCCTCAGCTACGGGCCTCTCACCCTGGTGCCCGAGCGCTTTGAAGCGATCTGGTTTGATCAACCCGTGCGGCTCACGCACCTGGAGTTCAAACTGCTCCATTGCCTGCTGCAGCGTCACGGGCAGACCGTGGCCCCCTCGTTGATCCTCAAGGAAGTGTGGGGCTACGAGCCCGATGACGACATCGAGACCATTCGCGTGCACGTCAGACACCTCCGCACCAAGCTGGAACCCGATCCCCGCAAGCCACGCTTCATCAAGACGGTGTACGGAGCGGGCTATTGCCTGGAACTGCCCACCAGCGCCCAGATGGATGGCCTTGAGGACGTGGTGGCCATGGCCAGGGAAGAGCGCAAACAGCAAGGCGATCGAGCCACGGCCTGA